In the genome of Ammospiza nelsoni isolate bAmmNel1 chromosome 7, bAmmNel1.pri, whole genome shotgun sequence, one region contains:
- the FTCD gene encoding formimidoyltransferase-cyclodeaminase isoform X2, whose protein sequence is MAKLVECVPNFSEGNNKEVIDAVAQAISRTLGCVLLDVDAGASTNRTVYTFVGSPEAVVEGALSAARVAGQLIDMSQHLGEHPRMGALDVCPFVPVRNVSMEECVTCAHIFGQRLAAELGVPVYLYGAAARHESRKALPSIRAGEYEALPEKLAKPEWAPDFGPPTFVPRWGATVTGARTFLIAYNINLLCTKEQAHRIALNIREQGRGPSQPGRLKKVQGIGWYLEEENMAQVSTNLLDFETTPLHTVYEEICRDAQELNLPVVGSQLVGLVPKKAILDAADFYIKKEKLFILEEEQKIRLVVSRLGLDSLSPFHPRERIIEYLVEAGDVGRGLVAKPLGAFVRAVGARSAAPGGGSVSAAAGALGAALGSMVGLMSYGKRQFEDLDSIMRKLVPPFHQAMDELVAMVDADSCAFNSYMEAMKLPKNTPEERERRTAAMQQGLKMAVGVPYGLAEKVNGLWPALKELAQHCNLACKSDIQVGAKMLEAAVFGAYFNVIINLKDITDDKFKLVMSQKVSGLLEEAKQGSAVVLALLEKRVA, encoded by the exons ATGGCCAAGCTGGTGGAATGCGTCCCCAACTTCTCAGAGGGGAATAACAAAGAG GTGATCGATGCAGTGGCACAGGCCATCTCCCGGACACTGGGATGTGTGCTGCTGGATGTGGATGCCGGCGCCTCCACCAACCGCACTGTCTACACCTTTGTGGGGTCCCCTGAGGCTGTGGTGGAAGGGGCATTGAGCGCAGCCCGTGTGGCTGGGCAGCTCATTGACATGAGCCAACACTTGG GTGAGCACCCTCGGATGGGGGCCTTGGACGTCTGTCCCTTTGTGCCAGTGAGGAATGTCAGCATGGAGGAGTGTGTCACTTGTGCCCACATCTTCGGGCAGCGCTTGGCAGCAGAGCTAGGTGTACCTG TTTACCTGTATGGAGCGGCAGCACGGCACGAGAGCAGGAAAGCCCTGCCCTCCATCCGTGCTGGGGAGTACGAGGCGCTCCCTGAGAAG CTTGCAAAACCAGAGTGGGCTCCTGATTTTGGGCCCCCAACTTTTGTCCCCCGGTGGGGAGCCACAGTGACAGGTGCCCGGACCTTCCTTATTGCGTACAACATCAACCTGCTGTGCACCAAGGAGCAGGCTCATCGCATCGCCCTCAACATCCGTGAGCAGGGCCGCGGCCCCAGCCAG CCTGGGCGCTTGAAGAAGGTGCAAGGCATTGGCTGGTATTTGGAGGAGGAGAACATGGCCCAGGTTTCAACGAACCTGCTGGACTTTGAGACCACACCACTCCACACCGTCTATGAGGAGATCTGCCGAGATGCACAG GAATTGAATCTCCCTGTGGTGGGGTCTCAGCTGGTAGGGCTTGTTCCCAAGAAGGCCATTCTGGATGCAGCTGACTTTTACATCAAGAAGGAAAAACTCTTCATACTGGAGGAGGAACAGAAGATCAGGCTG gtgGTCAGTCGTCTGGGTCTGGACTCCCTGTCTCCATTTCACCCTCGGGAGCGCATCATCGA gtacTTGGTGGAGGCAGGAGACGTGGGCAGGGGGCTGGTGGCCAAGCCACTGGGTGCCTTTGTGCGAGCGGTCGGAGCAAGGTCAGCAGCGCCAGGAGGAGGCTCCGTGTCTGCGGCTGCGGGAGCCCTG ggagcagcactgggcagcaTGGTGGGGCTGATGAGCTACGGGAAGCGGCAGTTTGAGGACCTGGACTCCATCATGAGGAAGCTGGTCCCCCCTTTCCACCAGGCCATGGACGAGCTGGTGGCAATGGTGGATGCTGACTCCTGTGCCTTCAACAGCTACATG GAAGCCATGAAGCTGCCCAAGAACACCCCTGAGGAGCGGGAGAG ACGCACAGCTGCCATGCAGCAGGGGCTGAAGATGGCCGTGGGGGTGCCCTATGGCCTGGCAGAGAAGGTGAATGGGCTCTGGCCTGCTCTGAAGGAGCTGGCACAACACTGCAACCTGGCCTGCAAATCTGACATCCAG GTGGGAGCCAAAATGCTGGAAGCGGCAGTGTTCGGAGCTTACTTCAATGTCATTATCAACCTCAAGGACATCACGGACGACAAGTTCAAGCTTGTG ATGTCACAGAAGGTGTCTGGGCTGCTGGAAGAGGCGAAGCAAGGCTCGGCAgttgtgctggcactgctggaaaaGCGGGTGGCCTGA
- the FTCD gene encoding formimidoyltransferase-cyclodeaminase isoform X1, with the protein MAKLVECVPNFSEGNNKEQVIDAVAQAISRTLGCVLLDVDAGASTNRTVYTFVGSPEAVVEGALSAARVAGQLIDMSQHLGEHPRMGALDVCPFVPVRNVSMEECVTCAHIFGQRLAAELGVPVYLYGAAARHESRKALPSIRAGEYEALPEKLAKPEWAPDFGPPTFVPRWGATVTGARTFLIAYNINLLCTKEQAHRIALNIREQGRGPSQPGRLKKVQGIGWYLEEENMAQVSTNLLDFETTPLHTVYEEICRDAQELNLPVVGSQLVGLVPKKAILDAADFYIKKEKLFILEEEQKIRLVVSRLGLDSLSPFHPRERIIEYLVEAGDVGRGLVAKPLGAFVRAVGARSAAPGGGSVSAAAGALGAALGSMVGLMSYGKRQFEDLDSIMRKLVPPFHQAMDELVAMVDADSCAFNSYMEAMKLPKNTPEERERRTAAMQQGLKMAVGVPYGLAEKVNGLWPALKELAQHCNLACKSDIQVGAKMLEAAVFGAYFNVIINLKDITDDKFKLVMSQKVSGLLEEAKQGSAVVLALLEKRVA; encoded by the exons ATGGCCAAGCTGGTGGAATGCGTCCCCAACTTCTCAGAGGGGAATAACAAAGAG CAGGTGATCGATGCAGTGGCACAGGCCATCTCCCGGACACTGGGATGTGTGCTGCTGGATGTGGATGCCGGCGCCTCCACCAACCGCACTGTCTACACCTTTGTGGGGTCCCCTGAGGCTGTGGTGGAAGGGGCATTGAGCGCAGCCCGTGTGGCTGGGCAGCTCATTGACATGAGCCAACACTTGG GTGAGCACCCTCGGATGGGGGCCTTGGACGTCTGTCCCTTTGTGCCAGTGAGGAATGTCAGCATGGAGGAGTGTGTCACTTGTGCCCACATCTTCGGGCAGCGCTTGGCAGCAGAGCTAGGTGTACCTG TTTACCTGTATGGAGCGGCAGCACGGCACGAGAGCAGGAAAGCCCTGCCCTCCATCCGTGCTGGGGAGTACGAGGCGCTCCCTGAGAAG CTTGCAAAACCAGAGTGGGCTCCTGATTTTGGGCCCCCAACTTTTGTCCCCCGGTGGGGAGCCACAGTGACAGGTGCCCGGACCTTCCTTATTGCGTACAACATCAACCTGCTGTGCACCAAGGAGCAGGCTCATCGCATCGCCCTCAACATCCGTGAGCAGGGCCGCGGCCCCAGCCAG CCTGGGCGCTTGAAGAAGGTGCAAGGCATTGGCTGGTATTTGGAGGAGGAGAACATGGCCCAGGTTTCAACGAACCTGCTGGACTTTGAGACCACACCACTCCACACCGTCTATGAGGAGATCTGCCGAGATGCACAG GAATTGAATCTCCCTGTGGTGGGGTCTCAGCTGGTAGGGCTTGTTCCCAAGAAGGCCATTCTGGATGCAGCTGACTTTTACATCAAGAAGGAAAAACTCTTCATACTGGAGGAGGAACAGAAGATCAGGCTG gtgGTCAGTCGTCTGGGTCTGGACTCCCTGTCTCCATTTCACCCTCGGGAGCGCATCATCGA gtacTTGGTGGAGGCAGGAGACGTGGGCAGGGGGCTGGTGGCCAAGCCACTGGGTGCCTTTGTGCGAGCGGTCGGAGCAAGGTCAGCAGCGCCAGGAGGAGGCTCCGTGTCTGCGGCTGCGGGAGCCCTG ggagcagcactgggcagcaTGGTGGGGCTGATGAGCTACGGGAAGCGGCAGTTTGAGGACCTGGACTCCATCATGAGGAAGCTGGTCCCCCCTTTCCACCAGGCCATGGACGAGCTGGTGGCAATGGTGGATGCTGACTCCTGTGCCTTCAACAGCTACATG GAAGCCATGAAGCTGCCCAAGAACACCCCTGAGGAGCGGGAGAG ACGCACAGCTGCCATGCAGCAGGGGCTGAAGATGGCCGTGGGGGTGCCCTATGGCCTGGCAGAGAAGGTGAATGGGCTCTGGCCTGCTCTGAAGGAGCTGGCACAACACTGCAACCTGGCCTGCAAATCTGACATCCAG GTGGGAGCCAAAATGCTGGAAGCGGCAGTGTTCGGAGCTTACTTCAATGTCATTATCAACCTCAAGGACATCACGGACGACAAGTTCAAGCTTGTG ATGTCACAGAAGGTGTCTGGGCTGCTGGAAGAGGCGAAGCAAGGCTCGGCAgttgtgctggcactgctggaaaaGCGGGTGGCCTGA